The following proteins are encoded in a genomic region of Limosilactobacillus reuteri subsp. reuteri:
- the rlmB gene encoding 23S rRNA (guanosine(2251)-2'-O)-methyltransferase RlmB, which translates to MKNENTDFIIGRHPAVMALKSDQEINKVFIQSGLKADAISQIVKLAKERHLVVSNVPKNKLDLMTDRQNHQGVVLAVAAYQYATIDDLFDNAAKHDEDPFFLILDELEDPHNLGSIMRTADAAGVHGIIIPRRRAVGLTSVVAKTSTGAIEHVPVARVTNLVQTAKELQERGVWLFGTDMKGKDYRTWDAHGAVALVIGNEGKGISSLLKKTCDEMLTIPMVGHVQSLNASVAASLLIYQGFNSRHPLK; encoded by the coding sequence ATGAAAAATGAGAATACAGATTTTATTATTGGTCGGCATCCGGCTGTGATGGCACTAAAATCTGACCAAGAAATTAATAAGGTTTTTATTCAGTCGGGGTTAAAGGCCGATGCTATTTCCCAGATTGTTAAACTAGCAAAGGAACGTCACTTAGTAGTGTCAAATGTTCCTAAGAATAAATTGGACTTGATGACTGACCGGCAAAATCACCAGGGGGTTGTTTTAGCTGTAGCTGCCTACCAATATGCAACTATTGATGACCTCTTTGATAATGCAGCTAAGCATGACGAAGATCCATTTTTCCTTATTCTTGATGAACTAGAGGATCCGCATAATTTGGGTTCAATCATGCGAACAGCTGATGCCGCTGGTGTTCATGGTATTATTATTCCACGCCGGCGAGCAGTAGGATTGACTTCAGTGGTTGCCAAAACATCCACGGGAGCAATTGAACACGTTCCAGTTGCCCGAGTAACAAACCTGGTTCAAACCGCGAAAGAATTGCAGGAACGAGGCGTTTGGCTATTCGGTACTGATATGAAAGGAAAAGATTACCGAACATGGGATGCGCATGGTGCCGTCGCTTTGGTTATCGGCAATGAAGGTAAAGGAATTTCATCCTTGCTAAAGAAAACTTGTGATGAAATGCTGACAATTCCAATGGTTGGGCATGTTCAAAGTTTAAATGCGAGTGTGGCGGCAAGTTTATTGATCTACCAAGGCTTCAACTCTCGTCATCCTTTAAAATAA
- the rpmG gene encoding 50S ribosomal protein L33, with amino-acid sequence MSQKKVALECTKCGARNYTITANPQRQERLELRKFCKHCGEYTIHRESR; translated from the coding sequence ATGTCCCAGAAAAAAGTAGCATTGGAATGTACAAAGTGCGGTGCGCGTAATTATACGATTACCGCTAACCCTCAACGACAAGAACGATTAGAATTACGTAAGTTCTGTAAACATTGCGGTGAATATACTATTCATCGTGAAAGCAGATAG
- the secE gene encoding preprotein translocase subunit SecE, whose translation MHLIRFIKSVNHEMKLVVWPTAKENRRDTTIVVSLTLFFVLFFALFDWLIQLMMKLFV comes from the coding sequence ATGCACTTAATTCGATTTATTAAGAGTGTTAACCACGAAATGAAGCTAGTTGTATGGCCAACAGCTAAAGAGAATCGTCGTGATACGACTATTGTTGTTTCATTGACTCTGTTCTTCGTACTATTCTTTGCTCTGTTTGATTGGTTAATTCAATTAATGATGAAACTCTTTGTTTAA
- the nusG gene encoding transcription termination/antitermination protein NusG — translation MESHEKRWYVLHTYSGYENRVKSNLESRAQSMGMEDYIFRVVVPEEEVRQVKDGQAKETIEKTFPGYVLVEMVMTDQAWYIARNTPGVTGFLGSHGGGSKPTPLLPEEVDRIMKRMGTETTVSDIDVKEGDTVKVIAGSFANMTAKVVEVDHEKQKIKATVEMFGRETAAELGFDQIDTF, via the coding sequence GTGGAATCACATGAAAAACGTTGGTATGTGCTCCATACCTACTCTGGTTACGAAAACCGGGTTAAGAGCAACTTGGAATCACGGGCTCAATCAATGGGAATGGAAGACTACATTTTTCGCGTAGTTGTTCCTGAAGAAGAAGTTCGCCAGGTTAAGGACGGTCAAGCAAAAGAAACAATTGAAAAGACATTCCCAGGCTATGTTTTAGTTGAAATGGTAATGACTGATCAGGCTTGGTACATTGCTCGTAATACTCCCGGCGTAACTGGTTTCTTAGGATCTCACGGTGGTGGTTCCAAGCCAACCCCATTGCTTCCTGAAGAAGTTGATCGGATTATGAAACGGATGGGAACTGAAACAACTGTTAGTGACATTGATGTTAAGGAAGGCGATACTGTAAAAGTTATTGCAGGATCCTTTGCAAATATGACTGCCAAGGTTGTAGAAGTTGATCACGAAAAGCAAAAGATTAAGGCGACCGTTGAAATGTTCGGCCGTGAAACTGCTGCTGAATTAGGCTTTGATCAGATCGATACATTTTAG
- the rplK gene encoding 50S ribosomal protein L11, with product MAKKVANIVKLQIPAGAATPAPPVGPALGQAGINIMGFTKEFNARTADQKGMLIPVVITVYEDRSFDFITKTPPAAVLLKKAAGVEHGSGEPNTNKVASVTKDQVKEIAETKMQDLNAADVEAAMRMIEGTARSMGFTVED from the coding sequence GTGGCAAAGAAAGTAGCTAACATTGTCAAGTTGCAAATTCCTGCCGGTGCCGCTACACCAGCTCCACCAGTAGGTCCTGCACTTGGACAAGCAGGTATTAACATTATGGGCTTCACTAAGGAATTCAACGCACGGACTGCAGACCAAAAGGGTATGTTGATCCCAGTTGTAATTACTGTATATGAGGACCGTTCATTCGACTTCATTACTAAGACGCCACCTGCTGCTGTCTTACTAAAGAAGGCCGCTGGTGTTGAACATGGTTCCGGTGAACCTAACACAAACAAGGTTGCTTCAGTAACGAAGGACCAAGTTAAGGAAATCGCTGAAACTAAGATGCAAGATCTAAACGCAGCTGACGTAGAAGCAGCTATGCGCATGATTGAAGGTACTGCTCGTAGCATGGGCTTCACTGTTGAAGACTAA
- the rplA gene encoding 50S ribosomal protein L1 encodes MAKKRGKKYQDALKKVDSKKEYAVKDAVQLVKDIAYANFDSTIEVAFNLNVDTKQADQQLRGAVVLPNGTGKDQTVIVFANGENAKAAQEAGADFVGDDDLVEKIQDGWLDFDVAIATPDMMPKVGRLGRVLGPKGLMPNPKTGTVTMDVAKAVSDAKAGQVTYRTDRDGNVAVPFGKVSFDTDKLVENLATLEDIVAKARPASVRGTYIKHASISSTFGPSVTLDLTTF; translated from the coding sequence ATGGCTAAAAAACGTGGTAAGAAGTACCAAGACGCGCTCAAGAAAGTTGACAGCAAGAAAGAATACGCTGTTAAAGACGCTGTCCAATTAGTAAAAGATATTGCCTACGCTAACTTCGACTCTACTATCGAAGTAGCATTTAACTTAAACGTTGATACAAAGCAAGCTGACCAACAATTACGTGGTGCCGTTGTTTTACCAAACGGTACTGGTAAGGATCAAACAGTTATTGTTTTCGCTAATGGTGAAAATGCTAAGGCTGCTCAAGAAGCTGGTGCTGACTTTGTTGGCGACGATGATTTAGTAGAAAAGATTCAAGACGGTTGGCTTGACTTTGATGTTGCAATCGCAACACCAGACATGATGCCTAAGGTAGGTCGTTTAGGACGTGTCCTTGGACCTAAGGGCTTAATGCCAAACCCTAAGACTGGTACTGTTACAATGGACGTAGCTAAGGCTGTTTCTGATGCCAAAGCTGGTCAAGTAACTTACCGGACTGACCGTGATGGTAACGTTGCTGTACCATTCGGTAAGGTTTCATTTGATACTGACAAGTTAGTTGAAAACTTGGCTACTTTAGAAGATATTGTGGCTAAGGCTCGTCCAGCTTCAGTACGTGGAACATACATCAAGCACGCTTCCATTTCTTCAACATTTGGACCAAGTGTTACGCTTGATTTAACTACATTTTAA
- a CDS encoding PLP-dependent aminotransferase family protein, with translation MTQFKYSKRVPADGTDAVGAILQAAADPKIISFAGGLPAPELFPVKEMKAAVDKVFEEHGQEAMQYGAAKGVTALREVIQQHVKEKENVDSELDNVLVTTGSEQALDLVGKAFVDPGDTVLVEQPTYLCALDVFRSYGANFASVEMDEDGMKMDALEEALKANPNTKLIYTVPNFQNPTGRTMTEERRKQLAELAEKYDVYVLEDNPYGEIRFAGQHVPAVKSFDKSGHVFYMSTFSKTLAPGFRLGWLVADKAVVNKLTVLKQSADLHTDNLAQFAVAQFFADNDVDAHVKEISALYGKRKDLMLEGIKKYFPEGVKYTDPEGGMFLWVEVPGVDDTVELFKECLEHDVAFVPGDPFFAGEVQPGAFRLNYSNMKEDQIEVGLKRLGAALTAAVNK, from the coding sequence ATGACACAATTTAAATATTCAAAGCGTGTTCCAGCAGATGGTACGGATGCGGTTGGTGCAATTTTACAAGCAGCGGCGGATCCTAAGATTATTTCATTTGCTGGGGGATTGCCGGCACCCGAATTGTTTCCTGTTAAAGAAATGAAAGCAGCTGTTGATAAGGTTTTTGAAGAACACGGTCAAGAAGCGATGCAGTACGGAGCGGCGAAGGGAGTCACAGCTTTACGTGAAGTTATCCAACAACATGTAAAGGAAAAAGAAAATGTGGATTCCGAATTAGACAATGTTTTAGTAACAACGGGATCAGAACAAGCCTTAGATTTAGTGGGCAAGGCTTTTGTTGACCCGGGTGATACTGTATTAGTTGAACAACCAACGTACCTGTGTGCTTTAGATGTTTTTCGTTCTTACGGTGCTAATTTTGCTAGTGTTGAGATGGATGAAGATGGGATGAAGATGGATGCTTTAGAAGAAGCACTAAAGGCTAATCCAAATACTAAGCTCATCTATACTGTGCCAAACTTCCAAAATCCAACTGGACGAACAATGACTGAAGAACGACGAAAGCAGTTAGCTGAATTAGCAGAAAAATACGATGTATATGTACTAGAAGATAATCCATATGGTGAAATTCGTTTTGCTGGCCAACATGTACCAGCAGTTAAGTCATTTGATAAATCAGGCCATGTCTTTTACATGAGTACATTTTCAAAGACGTTAGCCCCAGGATTTCGTTTAGGATGGTTGGTTGCTGATAAAGCTGTAGTTAATAAATTAACGGTTCTTAAGCAATCAGCTGACCTCCATACAGATAACTTAGCTCAATTCGCGGTTGCCCAATTCTTTGCTGATAACGATGTGGATGCTCACGTTAAAGAAATTAGTGCTTTATACGGCAAACGTAAAGATTTGATGCTTGAGGGAATTAAAAAATATTTCCCAGAAGGAGTTAAATATACGGATCCTGAAGGTGGCATGTTCTTGTGGGTAGAAGTTCCTGGTGTTGATGATACAGTAGAGTTATTTAAGGAATGTCTTGAACATGATGTAGCCTTTGTTCCAGGTGATCCGTTCTTTGCTGGTGAAGTTCAACCTGGTGCTTTCCGTTTGAACTATTCAAATATGAAAGAAGACCAGATTGAAGTTGGTTTGAAACGTTTAGGAGCGGCTTTAACAGCTGCAGTTAATAAGTAA
- a CDS encoding glycosyltransferase — translation MLIIIFTLIWGIALFIFLVYSLISLLFRMISYPRDFYHFAGNQQPAKIDRNLQYYVIVPCFNEAAVIQRTIKCLLRFKQFEIVVVDDASSDDSVSQIKQITNSRVHLLRRYLPNAHTGKGDVLNFALDYICQITIRQRVPFEKVIIGVVDADAQLADNALQRLNAYFSSPRTNVTQMRVKMYPHFKNWLQILQDIEFFSINHMAQIMRMYTKTVGLSGNGQFFRLAPIIDKIGAHPWGNALLDDYELTIKMMLKKLHVDYMTDTYVYQEALTSPKRFVRQRSRWVQGDLNCLKYLPQIIKSRVLSRTEKLGIYYFLLQPWLNFLADVAIIILTTITLTHWHNLYGHLTLMTFSLVMAGLVVFSLFWGIIFGIFYYRDLAHYHEPPLKKHQLALLPLGISYMYVILFFSIIMAYWRWSFRQNSWIKTEHGKMFLK, via the coding sequence ATGCTAATCATAATTTTTACGCTTATTTGGGGGATCGCGCTGTTTATATTTTTGGTTTATTCATTGATTAGTCTGCTATTTCGGATGATTTCGTATCCTCGGGACTTTTATCACTTTGCAGGAAACCAGCAACCAGCTAAAATTGATCGTAATTTACAATATTATGTTATTGTTCCCTGTTTTAATGAAGCAGCAGTTATTCAACGAACAATCAAATGTTTGTTGCGATTTAAGCAATTTGAAATAGTGGTAGTAGACGATGCTAGTAGTGACGATTCAGTTAGTCAGATTAAGCAGATTACTAACTCACGGGTCCACCTTTTGCGACGGTATCTTCCTAATGCTCATACAGGCAAGGGGGATGTCTTGAATTTTGCCCTAGATTATATTTGTCAGATCACTATCCGTCAGCGAGTTCCCTTTGAAAAGGTTATTATTGGCGTAGTGGATGCGGATGCTCAATTAGCTGATAATGCTCTGCAGCGATTAAATGCCTATTTTTCCTCGCCAAGGACGAATGTTACTCAGATGCGAGTTAAAATGTATCCACATTTTAAAAATTGGCTGCAGATTTTACAAGATATTGAGTTTTTTAGTATTAATCATATGGCTCAGATCATGCGAATGTATACTAAAACAGTTGGTTTAAGTGGGAATGGCCAGTTCTTCCGGCTTGCACCAATTATTGATAAAATTGGCGCACATCCATGGGGCAATGCGCTCTTAGATGATTACGAACTAACGATAAAAATGATGCTGAAAAAATTGCATGTTGATTATATGACAGATACATATGTTTATCAGGAAGCGTTAACGTCCCCTAAAAGATTTGTTCGACAACGAAGCCGGTGGGTGCAAGGCGATTTAAATTGTCTTAAGTATCTTCCACAAATTATTAAAAGCCGAGTTTTAAGCAGGACAGAGAAACTTGGCATATATTATTTCCTGCTTCAACCATGGCTCAATTTTCTGGCGGATGTTGCAATTATTATTTTAACGACGATTACCCTTACTCACTGGCATAATCTTTATGGTCACTTGACTCTTATGACTTTTTCATTAGTGATGGCTGGCTTGGTAGTCTTTTCGTTATTTTGGGGAATAATATTTGGGATATTTTACTATCGGGACTTAGCCCACTACCATGAACCACCTTTAAAAAAGCATCAATTAGCCTTATTACCGCTTGGAATTTCCTATATGTATGTTATCTTATTTTTTAGTATTATAATGGCTTATTGGCGGTGGAGTTTTCGCCAAAATTCGTGGATAAAAACGGAACATGGAAAAATGTTTCTTAAGTAG